Part of the Fusobacterium sp. DD2 genome, TATATCTTTAGAAGAGGATGGAGAGATTCTTTCATATGTGATAGTTTTTGATAATAGTGAATCTCTTGAAATAATGAAGATTGGAACACTTCCTGAACATAGAAAAAAAGGTTTGGGAGGAATACTTATAGATGAGATGGGAAAAATGGGAAAGGATATTTTCCTTGAAGTGAGAGAGAATAACGACACAGCAATATCCTTCTATCTGAAAAAAGGTTTTGAGAAGATAGGAATGAGAAAACATTACTATGAGGATACAGGAGAAGCTGCAATTATAATGATAAAAAGTCTAAAAGATTAAAGTTACAAAAGAAATTAACATAAAATATTAAAATAATTAAAGAGATAAAGGATGGTAGAGATGGAAAAAAATATTTATTCAAATCCCTTGGCAGAAAGATACAGTTCTAAGGAAATGCTGGAGAACTTTTCACCAGATAAGAAATTTTCTACTTGGAGAAAACTATGGCTTGCACTTGCAGAGTCTGAAAAAGAATTAGGACTTAAAATAACTGATGAACAGATAAAAGAGATGAAGGAAAATATTTATAATATTGACTACGAACTTGCTGCAAAAAAAGAAGCAGAATTTAGACATGACGTAATGGCACATGTACATACATTTGGAACACAGGCACCATCTGCAATGCCTATAATTCACTTAGGAGCAACAAGTGCTTATGTAGGAGACAATACTGACCTTATTCAAATAAGAGATGGTTTTGAGATCATCAAAACTAAACTTGTAAATGTTATTGCAGAGATGTCACATTTTGCAATGAAATATAAAGATCTTCCTACTTTAGGATTTACACACTTTCAAGCTGCACAACTTACAACAGTAGGAAAAAGAGCCACACTTTGGATGCAAAGTCTTCTTTTAGACCTTGAAGAACTTGAATTTAGACAAAAGACTTTAAGATTTAGAGGAGTAAAAGGAACTACTGGAACTCAGGCAAGTTTTAAAGAGTTATTTGATGGAGATTTTGAAAAGGTAAAAGCTCTTGATGAAAAAATTACTGAAAAAATGGGATTTGACAAGAGACTTCTGGTAACTGGTCAAACTTATGATAGAAAAATAGATTCTGAGGCTATGAACTTACTTGCAAATATAGCTCAGTCAGCTCATAAATTTACAAATGACTTAAGACTTCTTCAACATATGAAAGAGGTAGAAGAACCATTTGAAAAGAGCCAAATAGGATCATCAGCAATGGCATATAAGAGAAATCCTATGAGAAGTGAGAGAATATCATCTCTTGCAAAATTTGTAATTGCACTTCAACAAAGTACTGCTATGACAGCATCTACTCAATGGTTTGAAAGAACTCTGGATGACTCAGCAAATAAAAGACTTTCGCTACCACAAGCATTCTTAGCAGTTGATGCAATATTAATCATCTGGAAAAACGTTTTAGATGGATTAGTAGTATATCCAAAAATGATAGAAAAACATATAATGGCAGAACTTCCATTTATGTCAACTGAATATATAATTATGGAATGTGTAAAAAATGGTGGAGACAGACAGGCTCTTCATGAAAGAATAAGAGTACATTCTATGGAAGCTGGAAAAGCTGTAAAAGTAGAGGGAAAAGACAACGACCTTATCCAAAGAATTCTTGATGACAAATATTTCAACCTTGATAAAGAGAGACTTCTTGAAATCTTAGCACCTAAAAACTTTATAGGATTTGCACCAGAGCAAACAGAAGAATTTATCAATGTAGAGGTAAAACCAATCCTTGAAAAATATAAAGATAGATTGGGAATGAAGGCTGTATTGAGGGTTTAATGGAAAAGAATATAAAGAGAAGAGAGATGTATCTGACTGGGTTGGTACTGGTGGCACTTTATCTTTCCCTTGCTGAAAACTTTATTCCTAAACCATTTCCATGGATGAAATTGGGACTTTCCAATATAGCTGTTCTCATTGCTCTTGAAAAGTTCGATTCTAAATTTGCTATGGAGCTGGTACTCCTTAGAATATTTATTCAGGGACTTATGTTAGGAACACTGTTTACACCTGGTTTTATTATAAGCCTTACAGCAGGGGCATTGACGACTCTGTTTACTATATTTTTATATAGATTCAGAAATTATCTGTCACTTATATCAATAAGTTCGTTATCAGCATTTTTGCATAATTTGATACAGCTTATAGTTGTATATTTTCTGATGTTCAGGAATGTATCTATATACTCAAAATCAATAATGGGATTTGTGTGGATATTCCTATTCATCGGAGTTATAGCCGGGGTAATAACAGGGTTTATAGCAGAAAAATTAAACTTAAGAAGGAGTAATATAAAATGAGAAAGTATTTTGGAACAGATGGTATTAGAGGAGAAGCAAATAGAGAGTTAACAGTAGATATGGCGTTAAAATTAGGATATGCCCTTGGATACTATTTAAAGAAGAAAAATGAAGATGAAAAGAAGATAAAAGTAATTTTAGGTTGTGATACAAGAATTTCAGGATATATGTTAAGATCAGCACTTCTTGCTGGACTTACATCAATGGGGGTAGATGTTGACTTTGTTGGAGTAATATCAACACCAGCAGTAGCTTATCTTACAAAAGCTAAAGAGGCAGATGCAGGGATTATGATATCAGCATCACACAATCCAGCAAAGGATAATGGACTTAAGGTATTTGCATCAAATGGATATAAACTTCCAGATGAAGTAGAGATGGAAATAGAGGAATTAATGGACAATCCAGAGATATTAAAAGATGCTATTCCTGGAGATAAAGTTGGAAAATTCAGATATGCTGAAGATGAATACTATCTATATAGAGATCATCTATTATCAACAGTAAGTGGAGATTTTAATGGAATAAAAGTAGTAGTGGATACTGCAAATGGTTCAGCTTATAGAATAGCTAAAGATGTATTCTTAGCTTTAGGAGCAGAGGTAGTACTTATAAATGATGCACCTAATGGAACTAATATCAATGTAAAATGTGGTTCTACACACCCTGAGATTTTATCTAAAGTAGTAATAGGTTATGAAGCTGACCTGGGACTTGCTTATGATGGTGACGCTGACAGACTTATTGCTGTAGATAGAAAAGGTCATATTATTGATGGTGACAAGATTATAGCTACACTTGCTATGAATATGAAGAGAAAGGGTGAACTTACTGGAAATAGAGTAGTTACAACTGTAATGAGTAATATGGGATTTGAAAACTACCTTAAAGAAAATGGAATTGAGCTATTAAGAGCAAATGTTGGAGACAGATATGTTCTTGAAAAAATGCTTAAAACAGATTCTGCAATAGGTGGAGAACAATCAGGACATATTATCATGCTTAGATATGCAACTACTGGAGATGGAGTTTTAACTTCATTAAAACTTGTTGAAGCATTAAGAGATGAGAAGAAATATCTTGATGAAATGGTAGGAGATATCAAAGATTGGCCACAACAACTTATCAATGTAAGAGTGGACAATAAAAAGAAAAATCTATGGAATCAAAATAAAAACATTACAGAATTCATAGCAAAAAAAGAGGAAGAAATGAAATCTTCTGGTAGAGTACTCGTAAGAACCTCAGGTACTGAGCCATTAGTGAGAGTTATGGTTGAAGGTAATGATGAGGCAATGGTAGACAGAGTTGCCCATGAAATTGCTGAGGTTGTAGAAAGAGAACTAGCATAGGTATAAGGAGAAAATAGATGTATAAGATTTTTTCAAAACTTTATGATAAGTTTATGAAATACTCAGACTATGGTGCTTGGGAAAAGCAGATAGAAGAACTTATAGCTGAGGGAAAACCCAATGGAAAAACACTTTTGGATATTGGGTGTGGAACAGGTGAACTTCTTCTAAGAATGGCTAAAAATTACAAATGTGATGGAATGGACCTTTCAGAAGAGATGTTAAAGATAGCATTTAAAAAATTAAAACACAGAGAAGTATCACTTTTCCTTGGTAATATGATAGAGTTTGATACTGGAAAGACATATGATATTATGGTATCTCTATTTGATACTGTAAACCACATACTTACAGTAGATGAACTTACAAGTCACTTTGAAAATGTATATAAATCATTAAATCCAGGTGGAGTATATATCTTTGATGTTGTAGATAGAGAGTTTATGGAAACAATGTTCCCAAGTGATGTCTTTGTAGATGATAGAAAAGATTTAACTTGCATATGGGAGCATGAGATTGAAAATGGCATTGATTATATTGATGCTGTATACTTTTTAAAGAACTCAAGAGGTACATGGGACAAGCTTACAGAGACCTACACAAAAAAAATTTTTACTGAGGAAGAGATAAAAAGTTCTGTGCAAAAGGCGAACTTAAACCTTATAAAAATTTTGATAAATGATAAAATAGCGGGGAAAAGACACATGTATCTGTTGAAAAAACAGTGACGAAGCCCCATGAAATATGGGCTAGGTTTAATTTTATGTTTGACTAATATGGTTTTATATTATAAAATTGTAGTTGATGGAAGTGATTCAGATTGAAATATTTCAAATGGTTAAATAAAGATATACTTCATGCCTTTTCACTTCTGGGACATTTAGGGATTGTAATGGTTGGGAATATCCTTGTGTGTATTGGGGCATACAAACTTATAGAACGATACTGGTTCAAAAGTACCCTTCTATTTATAGCCTTGGTGCTATTAGGAGTGGCAAGTGGATTTTACAGCTGTTACAAATTGATTATGAAAAAATAAGGTGATTAGGTGGAAGACATAAAGAGATTGTTCAAAAGAGCTGGGATATCAGCTGTAGCAATATTAATTTATGGGATACTTGTGCAAAGTAAAGAAGTATATATTGGTATGTTCTCAGGGGCACTTGTGTCGATACTTGCACTTTATCTCTTATCTATTGATGTTAAAAGAATCGTAGCAACAAAAGATGCATCTAAAAAGAAAGCTTTTTTAGGATACCTCCAAAGATATTTTCTATATGGAGTATACCTTGGGGTGATAGCCTATGTTTGGGGGATATCAATGATAATATGTTCAGGATTGGGGTTGTTAAATGTGAAGTTCAATATTCTATTGATGACTCTTTCTGATAAATTTTCAAGATTTAGGGATAAGCACCTAAAATAACATTAAGAAAGGAGGGTATAAGAATCTATGAAGAAACTAAAAACAATCCTTCCAATAGCGATAATAGCAATTATAGGTGGAATTATAAGAAGAATTGGTTCCATTGAGTTTGTAACACCGTCGCTAG contains:
- a CDS encoding ATP synthase subunit I, coding for MEDIKRLFKRAGISAVAILIYGILVQSKEVYIGMFSGALVSILALYLLSIDVKRIVATKDASKKKAFLGYLQRYFLYGVYLGVIAYVWGISMIICSGLGLLNVKFNILLMTLSDKFSRFRDKHLK
- the glmM gene encoding phosphoglucosamine mutase; the encoded protein is MRKYFGTDGIRGEANRELTVDMALKLGYALGYYLKKKNEDEKKIKVILGCDTRISGYMLRSALLAGLTSMGVDVDFVGVISTPAVAYLTKAKEADAGIMISASHNPAKDNGLKVFASNGYKLPDEVEMEIEELMDNPEILKDAIPGDKVGKFRYAEDEYYLYRDHLLSTVSGDFNGIKVVVDTANGSAYRIAKDVFLALGAEVVLINDAPNGTNINVKCGSTHPEILSKVVIGYEADLGLAYDGDADRLIAVDRKGHIIDGDKIIATLAMNMKRKGELTGNRVVTTVMSNMGFENYLKENGIELLRANVGDRYVLEKMLKTDSAIGGEQSGHIIMLRYATTGDGVLTSLKLVEALRDEKKYLDEMVGDIKDWPQQLINVRVDNKKKNLWNQNKNITEFIAKKEEEMKSSGRVLVRTSGTEPLVRVMVEGNDEAMVDRVAHEIAEVVERELA
- a CDS encoding class I SAM-dependent methyltransferase, encoding MYKIFSKLYDKFMKYSDYGAWEKQIEELIAEGKPNGKTLLDIGCGTGELLLRMAKNYKCDGMDLSEEMLKIAFKKLKHREVSLFLGNMIEFDTGKTYDIMVSLFDTVNHILTVDELTSHFENVYKSLNPGGVYIFDVVDREFMETMFPSDVFVDDRKDLTCIWEHEIENGIDYIDAVYFLKNSRGTWDKLTETYTKKIFTEEEIKSSVQKANLNLIKILINDKIAGKRHMYLLKKQ
- a CDS encoding GNAT family N-acetyltransferase, translating into MYKINHEMDIDTLESLEIRCFPKSYYSKIQLLGIVEAKELYSIISLEEDGEILSYVIVFDNSESLEIMKIGTLPEHRKKGLGGILIDEMGKMGKDIFLEVRENNDTAISFYLKKGFEKIGMRKHYYEDTGEAAIIMIKSLKD
- the purB gene encoding adenylosuccinate lyase, producing the protein MEKNIYSNPLAERYSSKEMLENFSPDKKFSTWRKLWLALAESEKELGLKITDEQIKEMKENIYNIDYELAAKKEAEFRHDVMAHVHTFGTQAPSAMPIIHLGATSAYVGDNTDLIQIRDGFEIIKTKLVNVIAEMSHFAMKYKDLPTLGFTHFQAAQLTTVGKRATLWMQSLLLDLEELEFRQKTLRFRGVKGTTGTQASFKELFDGDFEKVKALDEKITEKMGFDKRLLVTGQTYDRKIDSEAMNLLANIAQSAHKFTNDLRLLQHMKEVEEPFEKSQIGSSAMAYKRNPMRSERISSLAKFVIALQQSTAMTASTQWFERTLDDSANKRLSLPQAFLAVDAILIIWKNVLDGLVVYPKMIEKHIMAELPFMSTEYIIMECVKNGGDRQALHERIRVHSMEAGKAVKVEGKDNDLIQRILDDKYFNLDKERLLEILAPKNFIGFAPEQTEEFINVEVKPILEKYKDRLGMKAVLRV
- a CDS encoding Gx transporter family protein, with the protein product MEKNIKRREMYLTGLVLVALYLSLAENFIPKPFPWMKLGLSNIAVLIALEKFDSKFAMELVLLRIFIQGLMLGTLFTPGFIISLTAGALTTLFTIFLYRFRNYLSLISISSLSAFLHNLIQLIVVYFLMFRNVSIYSKSIMGFVWIFLFIGVIAGVITGFIAEKLNLRRSNIK
- a CDS encoding AtpZ/AtpI family protein, whose protein sequence is MKYFKWLNKDILHAFSLLGHLGIVMVGNILVCIGAYKLIERYWFKSTLLFIALVLLGVASGFYSCYKLIMKK